A stretch of the Opisthocomus hoazin isolate bOpiHoa1 chromosome 2, bOpiHoa1.hap1, whole genome shotgun sequence genome encodes the following:
- the LOC142364688 gene encoding endosome-associated-trafficking regulator 1-like, whose protein sequence is RRPPPCKSHDSLGMDAFAPWEHASHPYPGYSECSRGGESHMLPEEATADRELPSLQLTDNVLREENAMLRKVIKSMQGSLESQACTVRRLERQLKASLAKQEREVRELQSFAQRTEWSLQLMTQRALQAESNVEKLKQEVSILQQELESSKVENENLKASQMTNLGPVKHNIDFVVQSLHKIILGATWSIGQLASGVESLHFLADVLQSTGKISEDEA, encoded by the coding sequence cgtcGTCCACCACCGTGCAAGAGCCATGACAGCTTGGGGATGGACGCCTTTGCGCCATGGGAACATGCCAGCCACCCTTATCCGGGGTACTCAGagtgcagcaggggaggagagtcccacatgctgcccgaggaggccactgcggacagggagctcccgtccctgcagctgaccgacaacgtgctcagggaggagaacgccatgctcaggaaggtgatcaagagcatgcagggctccttggagagccaggcatgcacggtgcggaggctggagaggcagctgaaggccagcctggctaaacaggagagggaagtccgagagctacagtcctttgcccagcggactgagtggagtctccagttaatgacccagcgggctctgcaggcagaaagcaacgtggagaagctgaagcaggaggtctccattctccagcaagagctggagagctccaaggtggagaacgaaaacctgaaagcgagccaaatgaccaacctggggccagtgaagcacaacatagatttcgtcgtgcaaagcctccacaagataatactgggcgcaacctggtccatcggacagctcgcctctggagtggagtcgctgcattttcttgctgacgtccttcaatctaccggcaaaatttccgaagatgaagcctaa
- the LOC142364692 gene encoding endosome-associated-trafficking regulator 1-like: MCYFCLPARRPPPCKSHDSLGMDAFAPWEHASHPYPGYSECSRGGESHMLPEEATADRELPSLQLTDNVLREENAMLRKVIKSMQGSLESQACTVWRLERQLKASLAKQEREVRELQSFAQRTEWSLQLMTQRALQAESNVEKLKQEVSILQQELESSKVENENLRAGHMTNLGPVKHNIDFVVQSLHKIILGATWSIGQLASGVESLHFLADVLQSTGKISEDEA, translated from the exons ATGTG ctacttctgcctccctgcacgtcGTCCACCACCGTGCAAGAGCCATGACAGCTTGGGGATGGATGCCTTTGCGCCATGGGAACATGCCAGCCACCCTTATCCGGGGTACTCAGagtgcagcaggggaggagagtcCCACATGTTGCCCGAGGAGGCCACTGCGGACAGGGAGCTCCCGTCCCTGCAGCTGACCGACAacgtgctcagggaggagaacgccatgctcaggaaggtgatcaagagcatgcagggctccttggagagccaggcatgcacggtgtggaggctggagaggcagctgaaggccagcctggctaaacaggagagggaagtccgagagctacagtcctttgcccagcggactgagtggagtctccagctaatgacccagcgggctctgcaggcagaaagcaacgtggagaagctgaagcaggaggtctccattctccagcaagagctggagagctcCAAGGTGGAGAACGAAAACCTGAGAGCGGGCCATATGACCAACCTGGGGCCAGTGAAGCACAACATAGATTTCGTCGTGCAAAGCCTCCACAAGATAATACTGGGCGCAACCTGGTCCATCGGACAGCTCGCCTCTGGAGTGGAgtcgctgcattttcttgctgacgtccttcaatctaccggcaaaatttccgaagatgaagcctaa
- the LOC142364695 gene encoding endosome-associated-trafficking regulator 1-like: MCYFCLPARRPPPCKSHDSLGMDAFAPWEHASHPYPGYSECSRGGESHMLPEEATADRELPSLQLTDNVLREENAMLRKVIKSMQGSLESQACTVRRLERQLKASLAKQEREVRELQSFAQRTEWSLQLMTQRALQAESNVEKLKQEVSILQQELESSKVENENLRASQMTNLGPVKHNIDFVVQSLHKIILGATWSIGQLASGVESLHFLADVLQSTGKISEDEA, translated from the exons ATGTG ctacttctgcctccctgcacgtcGTCCACCACCGTGCAAGAGCCATGACAGCTTGGGGATGGATGCCTTTGCGCCATGGGAACATGCCAGCCACCCTTATCCGGGGTACTCAGagtgcagcaggggaggagagtcCCACATGTTGCCCGAGGAGGCCACTGCGGACAGGGAGCTCCCGTCCCTGCAGCTGACCGACAacgtgctcagggaggagaacgccatgctcaggaaggtgatcaagagcatgcagggctccttggagagccaggcatgcacggtgcggaggctggagaggcagctgaaggccagcctggctaaacaggagagggaagtccgagagctacagtcctttgcccagcggactgagtggagtctccagttaatgacccagcgggctctgcaggcagaaagcaacgtggagaagctgaagcaggaggtctccattctccagcaagagctggagagctcCAAGGTGGAGAACGAAAACCTGAGAGCGAGCCAAATGACCAATCTGGGGCCAGTGAAGCACAACATAGATTTCGTCGTGCAAAGCCTCCACAAGATAATACTGGGCGCAACCTGGTCCATCGGACAGCTCGCCTCTGGAGTGGAgtcgctgcattttcttgctgacgtccttcaatctaccggcaaaatttccgaagatgaagcctaa